One Zeugodacus cucurbitae isolate PBARC_wt_2022May chromosome 3, idZeuCucr1.2, whole genome shotgun sequence genomic region harbors:
- the LOC105210864 gene encoding guanine nucleotide-binding protein subunit beta-like protein translates to MSETLQLRGTLVGHTGWVTQIATNPKDPDTIISASRDKTLIVWKLTRDEDTNYGFPQKRLYGHSHFISDVVLSSDGNYALSGSWDKTLRLWDLAAGKTTRRFEDHTKDVLSVAFSADNRQIVSGSRDKTIKLWNTLAECKFTIQEDGHSDWVSCVRFSPNHSNPIIVSCGWDRTVKVWNLANCKLKNNHHGHNGYLNTVTVSPDGSLCTSGGKDSKALLWDLNDGKNLYTLEHNDIINALCFSPNRYWLCVAYGPSIKIWDLACKKTVEELRPEVVSTSSKADPPQCLSLAWSTDGQTLFAGYSDKTIRVWQVSVSAH, encoded by the exons atgaGTGAAACTCTGCAATTGCGCGGTACCCTTGTTGGACACACTGGCTGGGTAACACAAATCGCCACCAACCCAAAGGATCCCGATACCATCATCTCGGCTTCTCGTG ATAAGACACTTATCGTCTGGAAATTGACCCGCGATGAGGACACCAACTACGGTTTCCCACAAAAGCGTTTGTACGGTCACTCGCATTTCATCAGCGATGTCGTGCTCTCATCCGATGGTAACTACGCTCTGTCTGGCTCATGGGACAAGACTTTGCGCTTGTGGGATTTGGCTGCTGGCAAGACCACCCGTCGTTTCGAAGATCACACCAAG GATGTGCTCTCCGTTGCCTTCTCCGCTGACAATCGTCAAATTGTCTCGGGATCTCGGGACAAGACCATCAAGTTGTGGAACACTTTGGCCGAGTGCAAGTTCACCATCCAGGAAGATGGACACAGCGATTGGGTATCGTGCGTGCGTTTCTCACCAAACCACTCCAATCCAATCATCGTGTCTTGCGGTTGGGATCGCACCGTCAAGGTCTGGAATTTGGCTAACTGCAAGTTGAAGAACAACCATCACGGCCACAATGGCTACTTGAACACCGTGACTGTCTCACCTGACGGTTCACTGTGCACATCCGGTGGCAAGGACTCCAAGGCCTTGTTGTGGGATCTCAATGACGGCAAGAACTTGTACACTTTGGAACACAACGACATCATCAACGCTTTGTGCTTCTCACCCAACCGTTACTGGTTGTGCGTCGCCTATGGCCCATCAATCAAGATCTGGGATTTGGCATGCAAGAAGACCGTCGAGGAGCTCCGCCCCGAAGTTGTGTCGACCAGCTCCAAGGCTGATCCACCACAATGTTTGTCGTTGGCTTGGTCCACCGATGGCCAGACTCTGTTCGCTGGCTACTCTGACAAGACCATCCGCGTCTGGCAAGTCTCCGTCTCCGCCCACTAA
- the LOC105210865 gene encoding protein phosphatase 1L isoform X4: protein MSIAVFTVDAWSRGLLGRIQTTLGRQKGNRLKLTSEASGHGDYQSWEEVRQQSAVYALLGRRPRMEDRYIIEENINNNTGISFFAIFDGHGGEFAVDFAKDILVKNIYNKIIATTKLLGNQQHLSESNKNAALDADYAEYDASPYLKRRASRKDESNKENNEPSVRRRDSLRKAHSTADDCKTPSSGKQQKDTDVFTSKLNSLMRSSNAAKDALFGGGKDAGSDGGKSNGPPQNFDAKCYIENGKVNYGKLITDEVLAADYKLVEAAKKQTNIAGTTALIAVIEGSKLTVANVGDSRGVMCDSRGIAIPLSFDHKPQQVRERKRIHDAGGFIAFRGVWRVAGILATSRALGDYPLKDKNLVIANPDILTFDLNDHKPTFLILATDGLWDTFNNEEACTFVKKHLHEADFGAKALTMESYQRGSVDNITVLLVVFRNGNYRISSATTTSATATKNHNAAAAAAAGAVSASASVKFPVTNNAAKFPVTNLIRSNSGVTAK, encoded by the exons atGAGCATTGCAGTTTTCA CTGTTGATGCCTGGAGTCGTGGCCTATTGGGACGTATACAGACGACACTTGGACGTCAGAAGGGAAATCGTCTGAAATTGACGAGTGAGGCAAGCGGTCATGGTGATTATCAAAGTTGGGAAGAGGTGCGTCAGCAAAGTGCCGTATATGCGTTACTCGGACGACGGCCACGCATGGAAGACAG ATACATCATCGAAGAGAATATCAATAATAACACGGGCATCTCATTTTTTGCCATCTTCGACGGTCATGGCGGTGAATTTGCGGTGGATTTTGCCAAAGATATTCTAGTGaagaatatttacaataaaattatcgCAACAACAAAGCTGCTGGGCAATCAACAACACCTGtccgaaagcaataaaaatgccGCACTCGATGCTGATTACGCGGAATATGACGCGAGTCCATACCTGAAGCGGCGTGCAAGTCGTAAAGATGAGAGCAATAAGGAGAATAATGAGCCGTCAGTGCGGCGACGAGACAGTCTGCGTAAGGCACACAG TACCGCAGATGATTGCAAGACACCATCGAGTGGCAAACAGCAAAAGGACACCGATGTTTTCACATCCAAACTGAACTCTTTAATGCGCAGCAGCAATGCGGCTAAGGATGCTCTATTCGGTGGCGGCAAGGATGCCGGTAGCGACGGTGGTAAATCAAATGGACCACCACAGAATTTCGACGCCAAATGTTACATTGAAAATGGCAAAGTTAATTATGGTAAATTGATCACAGACGAAGTCTTGGCCGCAGACTATAAACTGGTTGAGGCAGCAAAAAAGCAG ACCAACATTGCCGGCACCACAGCACTGATCGCCGTCATCGAGGGCAGCAAATTGACCGTTGCGAACGTTGGCGATTCGCGTGGCGTTATGTGCGACTCACGTGGCATAGCGATACCGCTGTCATTCGATCACAAACCGCAGCAG GTGCGTGAGCGCAAGCGTATACACGATGCTGGCGGCTTCATCGCATTTCGCGGCGTTTGGCGTGTGGCCGGCATATTGGCGACATCTCGTGCGCTTGGCGATTATCCCTTGAAGGACAAAAATCTAGTCATAGCCAATCCGGATATATTAACCTTCGACCTGAATGACCACAA ACCCACATTTCTGATACTCGCAACGGATGGCCTGTGGGACACCTTCAACAATGAGGAGGCCTGCACTTTTGTCAAAAAGCATCTGCACGAGGCGGATTTTGGCGCCAAAGCGTTAACGATGGAATCATATCAACGTGGTTCCGTGGACAACATCACCGTGCTGTTGGTGGTCTTTCGCAATGGCAACTATCGCATCAGTTCAGCTACAACAACGAGCGCCACTGCAACGAAGAACCATAATgcagctgcagctgctgctgcaggCGCGGTGTCAGCGTCAGCGTCTGTTAAATTTCCCGTAACAAATAATGCAGCGAAATTTCCCGTGACAAATTTAATTCGTTCGAATAGTGGCGTTACTGCGAAGTAA
- the LOC105210865 gene encoding protein phosphatase 1L isoform X1, translating to MDDELEDKVFYQAYVSHMKILSKFAVGFSSINSPLAYIWKLCRLYLLRPEVIFFGVILFIFLIYLQAVDAWSRGLLGRIQTTLGRQKGNRLKLTSEASGHGDYQSWEEVRQQSAVYALLGRRPRMEDRYIIEENINNNTGISFFAIFDGHGGEFAVDFAKDILVKNIYNKIIATTKLLGNQQHLSESNKNAALDADYAEYDASPYLKRRASRKDESNKENNEPSVRRRDSLRKAHSTADDCKTPSSGKQQKDTDVFTSKLNSLMRSSNAAKDALFGGGKDAGSDGGKSNGPPQNFDAKCYIENGKVNYGKLITDEVLAADYKLVEAAKKQTNIAGTTALIAVIEGSKLTVANVGDSRGVMCDSRGIAIPLSFDHKPQQVRERKRIHDAGGFIAFRGVWRVAGILATSRALGDYPLKDKNLVIANPDILTFDLNDHKPTFLILATDGLWDTFNNEEACTFVKKHLHEADFGAKALTMESYQRGSVDNITVLLVVFRNGNYRISSATTTSATATKNHNAAAAAAAGAVSASASVKFPVTNNAAKFPVTNLIRSNSGVTAK from the exons ATGGATGACGAGTTGGAGGATAAAGTCTTTTACCAAGCATACGTTTCCCACATGAAGATTCTATCGAAATTCGCTGTGGGCTTTTCGTCCATCAATTCGCCACTGGCGTACATATGGAAATTATGTCGCCTCTATCTACTACGACCCGAAGTGATATTTTTCGGTGTgattcttttcatatttttaatttacttacaaGCTGTTGATGCCTGGAGTCGTGGCCTATTGGGACGTATACAGACGACACTTGGACGTCAGAAGGGAAATCGTCTGAAATTGACGAGTGAGGCAAGCGGTCATGGTGATTATCAAAGTTGGGAAGAGGTGCGTCAGCAAAGTGCCGTATATGCGTTACTCGGACGACGGCCACGCATGGAAGACAG ATACATCATCGAAGAGAATATCAATAATAACACGGGCATCTCATTTTTTGCCATCTTCGACGGTCATGGCGGTGAATTTGCGGTGGATTTTGCCAAAGATATTCTAGTGaagaatatttacaataaaattatcgCAACAACAAAGCTGCTGGGCAATCAACAACACCTGtccgaaagcaataaaaatgccGCACTCGATGCTGATTACGCGGAATATGACGCGAGTCCATACCTGAAGCGGCGTGCAAGTCGTAAAGATGAGAGCAATAAGGAGAATAATGAGCCGTCAGTGCGGCGACGAGACAGTCTGCGTAAGGCACACAG TACCGCAGATGATTGCAAGACACCATCGAGTGGCAAACAGCAAAAGGACACCGATGTTTTCACATCCAAACTGAACTCTTTAATGCGCAGCAGCAATGCGGCTAAGGATGCTCTATTCGGTGGCGGCAAGGATGCCGGTAGCGACGGTGGTAAATCAAATGGACCACCACAGAATTTCGACGCCAAATGTTACATTGAAAATGGCAAAGTTAATTATGGTAAATTGATCACAGACGAAGTCTTGGCCGCAGACTATAAACTGGTTGAGGCAGCAAAAAAGCAG ACCAACATTGCCGGCACCACAGCACTGATCGCCGTCATCGAGGGCAGCAAATTGACCGTTGCGAACGTTGGCGATTCGCGTGGCGTTATGTGCGACTCACGTGGCATAGCGATACCGCTGTCATTCGATCACAAACCGCAGCAG GTGCGTGAGCGCAAGCGTATACACGATGCTGGCGGCTTCATCGCATTTCGCGGCGTTTGGCGTGTGGCCGGCATATTGGCGACATCTCGTGCGCTTGGCGATTATCCCTTGAAGGACAAAAATCTAGTCATAGCCAATCCGGATATATTAACCTTCGACCTGAATGACCACAA ACCCACATTTCTGATACTCGCAACGGATGGCCTGTGGGACACCTTCAACAATGAGGAGGCCTGCACTTTTGTCAAAAAGCATCTGCACGAGGCGGATTTTGGCGCCAAAGCGTTAACGATGGAATCATATCAACGTGGTTCCGTGGACAACATCACCGTGCTGTTGGTGGTCTTTCGCAATGGCAACTATCGCATCAGTTCAGCTACAACAACGAGCGCCACTGCAACGAAGAACCATAATgcagctgcagctgctgctgcaggCGCGGTGTCAGCGTCAGCGTCTGTTAAATTTCCCGTAACAAATAATGCAGCGAAATTTCCCGTGACAAATTTAATTCGTTCGAATAGTGGCGTTACTGCGAAGTAA
- the LOC105210865 gene encoding probable protein phosphatase CG10417 isoform X3: MLLIRKLSNNKLFINSFLHLTSGKTIYLPKCVNNRIHILNASAVDAWSRGLLGRIQTTLGRQKGNRLKLTSEASGHGDYQSWEEVRQQSAVYALLGRRPRMEDRYIIEENINNNTGISFFAIFDGHGGEFAVDFAKDILVKNIYNKIIATTKLLGNQQHLSESNKNAALDADYAEYDASPYLKRRASRKDESNKENNEPSVRRRDSLRKAHSTADDCKTPSSGKQQKDTDVFTSKLNSLMRSSNAAKDALFGGGKDAGSDGGKSNGPPQNFDAKCYIENGKVNYGKLITDEVLAADYKLVEAAKKQTNIAGTTALIAVIEGSKLTVANVGDSRGVMCDSRGIAIPLSFDHKPQQVRERKRIHDAGGFIAFRGVWRVAGILATSRALGDYPLKDKNLVIANPDILTFDLNDHKPTFLILATDGLWDTFNNEEACTFVKKHLHEADFGAKALTMESYQRGSVDNITVLLVVFRNGNYRISSATTTSATATKNHNAAAAAAAGAVSASASVKFPVTNNAAKFPVTNLIRSNSGVTAK, encoded by the exons TCTG CTGTTGATGCCTGGAGTCGTGGCCTATTGGGACGTATACAGACGACACTTGGACGTCAGAAGGGAAATCGTCTGAAATTGACGAGTGAGGCAAGCGGTCATGGTGATTATCAAAGTTGGGAAGAGGTGCGTCAGCAAAGTGCCGTATATGCGTTACTCGGACGACGGCCACGCATGGAAGACAG ATACATCATCGAAGAGAATATCAATAATAACACGGGCATCTCATTTTTTGCCATCTTCGACGGTCATGGCGGTGAATTTGCGGTGGATTTTGCCAAAGATATTCTAGTGaagaatatttacaataaaattatcgCAACAACAAAGCTGCTGGGCAATCAACAACACCTGtccgaaagcaataaaaatgccGCACTCGATGCTGATTACGCGGAATATGACGCGAGTCCATACCTGAAGCGGCGTGCAAGTCGTAAAGATGAGAGCAATAAGGAGAATAATGAGCCGTCAGTGCGGCGACGAGACAGTCTGCGTAAGGCACACAG TACCGCAGATGATTGCAAGACACCATCGAGTGGCAAACAGCAAAAGGACACCGATGTTTTCACATCCAAACTGAACTCTTTAATGCGCAGCAGCAATGCGGCTAAGGATGCTCTATTCGGTGGCGGCAAGGATGCCGGTAGCGACGGTGGTAAATCAAATGGACCACCACAGAATTTCGACGCCAAATGTTACATTGAAAATGGCAAAGTTAATTATGGTAAATTGATCACAGACGAAGTCTTGGCCGCAGACTATAAACTGGTTGAGGCAGCAAAAAAGCAG ACCAACATTGCCGGCACCACAGCACTGATCGCCGTCATCGAGGGCAGCAAATTGACCGTTGCGAACGTTGGCGATTCGCGTGGCGTTATGTGCGACTCACGTGGCATAGCGATACCGCTGTCATTCGATCACAAACCGCAGCAG GTGCGTGAGCGCAAGCGTATACACGATGCTGGCGGCTTCATCGCATTTCGCGGCGTTTGGCGTGTGGCCGGCATATTGGCGACATCTCGTGCGCTTGGCGATTATCCCTTGAAGGACAAAAATCTAGTCATAGCCAATCCGGATATATTAACCTTCGACCTGAATGACCACAA ACCCACATTTCTGATACTCGCAACGGATGGCCTGTGGGACACCTTCAACAATGAGGAGGCCTGCACTTTTGTCAAAAAGCATCTGCACGAGGCGGATTTTGGCGCCAAAGCGTTAACGATGGAATCATATCAACGTGGTTCCGTGGACAACATCACCGTGCTGTTGGTGGTCTTTCGCAATGGCAACTATCGCATCAGTTCAGCTACAACAACGAGCGCCACTGCAACGAAGAACCATAATgcagctgcagctgctgctgcaggCGCGGTGTCAGCGTCAGCGTCTGTTAAATTTCCCGTAACAAATAATGCAGCGAAATTTCCCGTGACAAATTTAATTCGTTCGAATAGTGGCGTTACTGCGAAGTAA